In one Balaenoptera musculus isolate JJ_BM4_2016_0621 chromosome 20, mBalMus1.pri.v3, whole genome shotgun sequence genomic region, the following are encoded:
- the MIS12 gene encoding protein MIS12 homolog, with protein sequence MSVDPMTYEAQFFGFTPQTCMLRIYIAFQDYLFEVMQAVEQVILKKLDGIPDCAISPVQIRKCTEKFLCFMKGRFDTLFGKMEQLFLQLILRIPPNVLLPEDKSQETHPYSEEEFQLLQKEIEQLQEKYKTELCTKQALLAELEEQKIVQAKLKQTLSLFDELENVGRDHGTSDFRESLVFLVQNSRKLQNIRDNVEKEGKRLKIS encoded by the coding sequence ATGTCTGTCGATCCGATGACCTATGAGGCCCAGTTCTTTGGCTTCACACCGCAAACTTGCATGCTTAGGATCTACATTGCATTTCAAGACTACCTATTTGAAGTGATGCAGGCTGTTGAACAGGTTATTCTGAAGAAGCTGGACGGCATCCCAGACTGTGCGATTAGCCCAGTCCAGATTCGTAAGTGCACGGAAAAGTTTCTTTGCTTCATGAAAGGACGTTTTGATACCCTTTTTGGCAAAATGGAGCAGCTGTTTTTACAGTTGATCTTGCGTATTCCCCCAAACGTCTTGCTTCCGGAAGATAAATCTCAGGAGACGCATCCTTATAGTGAGGAAGAATTCCAGCTTCTCCAAAAAGAAATTGAACAGTTACAGGAGAAGTATAAGACTGAATTATGCACTAAGCAGGCCCTTCTTGCAGAATTAGAAGAGCAAAAAATTGTTCAGGCCAAACTCAAACAGACATTGTCTTTGTTTGATGAGCTTGAGAATGTTGGCAGAGACCATGGGACTAGTGATTTTAGGGAGAGCTTGGTGTTCCTGGTCCAGAACTCCAGAAAACTACAGAATATTAGAGACAATGTGGAAAAGGAAggcaaaagactgaaaatatctTAA
- the DERL2 gene encoding derlin-2 isoform X2, whose protein sequence is MAYQSLRLEYLQIPPVSRAYTTACVLTTAAVQLELITPFQLYFNPELIFKHFQIWRLITNFLFFGPVGFNFLFNMIFLYRYCRMLEEGSFRGRTADFVFMFLFGGFLMTRTLCDSFSKPRGWTGCFSTVSKSEELLTQVLQLDTYIFSWKMYFPINLVE, encoded by the exons ATGGCGTACCAGAGCCTCCGGTTGGAGTACCTGCAGATCCCACCGGTCAGCCGCGCCTACACCACCGCCTGCGTCCTCACCACCGCCGCTGTG caGTTGGAATTGATCACACCTTTTCAGTTGTACTTCAATCCCGAATTAATCTTTAAACACTTTCAA ataTGGAGGCTAATCaccaatttcttattttttgggCCAGTTGgattcaattttttatttaacatgatTTTTCT ATATCGTTACTGTCGAATGCTAGAAGAAGGCTCTTTCCGAGGTCGGACAGCAGACTTTGTATTTATGTTCCTTTTTGGTGGATTCTTAATGACT CGTACTTTATGTGACAGCTTTTCTAAGCCTAGAGGTTGGACAGGATGCTTTTCTACTGTGAGCAAGTCAGAGGAACTTTTAACCCAG GTATTGCAGTTggacacatatattttttcttggaaGATGTATTTCCCAATCAACCTGGTGGaataa
- the DERL2 gene encoding derlin-2 isoform X1, which produces MAYQSLRLEYLQIPPVSRAYTTACVLTTAAVQLELITPFQLYFNPELIFKHFQIWRLITNFLFFGPVGFNFLFNMIFLYRYCRMLEEGSFRGRTADFVFMFLFGGFLMTLFGLFVSLVFLGQAFTIMLVYVWSRRNPYVRMNFFGLLNFQAPFLPWVLMGFSLLLGNSIIVDLLGIAVGHIYFFLEDVFPNQPGGIRILKTPSILKAIFDTPDEDPNYNPLPEERPGGFAWGEGQRLGG; this is translated from the exons ATGGCGTACCAGAGCCTCCGGTTGGAGTACCTGCAGATCCCACCGGTCAGCCGCGCCTACACCACCGCCTGCGTCCTCACCACCGCCGCTGTG caGTTGGAATTGATCACACCTTTTCAGTTGTACTTCAATCCCGAATTAATCTTTAAACACTTTCAA ataTGGAGGCTAATCaccaatttcttattttttgggCCAGTTGgattcaattttttatttaacatgatTTTTCT ATATCGTTACTGTCGAATGCTAGAAGAAGGCTCTTTCCGAGGTCGGACAGCAGACTTTGTATTTATGTTCCTTTTTGGTGGATTCTTAATGACT ctttttggtttgtttgtgaGCTTAGTTTTCTTGGGCCAGGCCTTTACAATAATGCTTGTCTACGTGTGGAGCCGAAGGAACCCGTATGTCCGCATGAACTTCTTCGGCCTTCTCAATTTCCAGGCCCCCTTTCTACCCTGGGTGCTCATGGGCTTTTCCTTGTTGTTGGGGAACTCAATCATTGTGGACCTCTTGG GTATTGCAGTTggacacatatattttttcttggaaGATGTATTTCCCAATCAACCTGGTGGaataagaattttgaaaacaCCATCTATTCT GAAGGCTATTTTTGATACACCAGATGAAGATCCAAATTACAATCCACTACCTGAAGAGCGGCCAGGAGGCTTTGCCTGGGGTGAGGGCCAGCGCCTCGGCGGCTAA
- the DHX33 gene encoding ATP-dependent RNA helicase DHX33 isoform X3 yields MPEEAGFPPAKRFRPGAGPPRRAGSCPPGRRVVMLLAAGGGGGGGGRRQQPPLAQPSASPYPEAVELQRRSLPIFQARGQLLAQLRNLDSAVLLGETGSGKTTQIPQYLYEGGIGRQAVIAVTQPRRVAAISLATRVSDEKRTELGKLVGYTVRFDDVTSEDTKIKFLTDGMLLREAISDSLLRKYSCVILDEAHERTIHTDVLFGVVKAAQKRRKELGKLPLKVIVMSATMDVDLFSQYFSGAPVLYLEGRQHPIQIFYTKQPQHDYLHAALVSVFQIHQEAPCSQDILVFLTGQEEIEAMSKTCRDIAKHLPDGCPSMLALPLYASLPYAQQLRVFQGAPKGCRKVIISTNIAETSITITGIKYVVDTGMVKAKKYNPEFVHVMSKALTRAILPPDSGLEVLAVQRVSKTQAWQRTGRAGREDSGVCYRLYTEDEFEKFEKMTVPEIQRCNLTSVTLQLLAMKVPDVLTFDFMSKPSPDHIQAAIAQLELLGALENKDGQLTLTPIGRKMAAFPLEPKFAKWTAFSTTPPPGGMKCRLCGRSSYPARAITSPCLTSTGPSRTQAETRIGAKRILSTARI; encoded by the exons ATGCCCGAGGAGGCGGGCTTCCCGCCGGCCAAGAGATTCCGGCCGGGCGCCGGGCCTCCGAGGCGCGCCGGGTCCTGCCCTCCCGGGCGGCGGGTGGTGATGCTGCTGgccgcgggcggcggcggcggcggaggaggCCGGAGGCAGCAGCCGCCCCTGGCCCAGCCCTCGGCCAGCCCCTACCCTGAGGCCGTGGAGCTGCAGCGCCGGAGTCTGCCCATCTTCCAGGCGCGGGGGCAGCTGTTGGCCCAGCTCCGAAACCTGGACAGCGCCGTCCTCCTCG ggGAAACCGGCTCTGGGAAGACGACGCAGATCCCTCAGTACCTGTATGAAGGGGGGATTGGCCGCCAGGCCGTCATTGCCGTGACCCAGCCTCGTCGAGTAGCTGCTATCTCTCTGGCTACCAGAGTCTCAGACGAGAAGAGAACCGAACTCGGGAAGCTG GTTGGCTACACGGTGCGCTTCGACGATGTCACCTCGGAGGACACCAAGATCAAGTTCCTGACGGACGGCATGCTTCTGCGCGAGGCCATTTCAGACTCCCTGCTTCGGAAGTACAGCTGCGTCATTTTGGATGAAGCCCATGAACGGACTATCCACACGGATGTGCTCTTTGGGGTGGTGAAAGCTGCACAGAAGAGGCGAAAGGAGCTGGGGAAGCTGCCTCTCAAA GTGATTGTGATGTCGGCCACGATGGACGTGGACCTGTTCTCCCAGTATTTCAGCGGAGCCCCCGTCCTCTACTTGGAGGGCCGGCAGCACCCGATCCAAATTTTCTACACCAAGCAGCCCCAGCACGATTACCTGCATGCGGCCCTGGTCTCCGTCTTCCAGATCCACCAG GAAGCCCCCTGCTCTCAGGACATCCTCGTGTTCCTCACCGGGCAGGAGGAGATCGAAGCCATGAGCAAGACCTGCCGGGACATTGCCAAACACCTCCCAGACGGCTGCCCCTCCATGCTGGCCCTTCCGCTCTACGCCTCCCTGCCCTACGCCCAGCAGCTGCGCGTCTTCCAGGGGGCCCCGAAG gGCTGTCGCAAAGTGATCATTTCAACCAACATCGCTGAAACCTCCATAACCATTACAGGAATAAAATATGTAGTTGACACGGGCATGGTTAAAGCAAAGAAGTATAACCCCG AGTTCGTTCATGTGATGAGCAAAGCTCTAACACGGGCCATTCTCCCACCAGACAGTGGCCTGGAGGTGTTAGCTGTGCAGCGGGTGTCAAAGACCCAGGCCTGGCAACGCACCGGACGGGCTGGCAGAGAGGATAGTGGTGTCTGTTACCGGCTCTACACGGAGGATGAGTTTGAGAAGTTTGAGAAGATGACGGTGCCAGAGATCCAAAG GTGTAACCTGACGAGCGTGACGCTGCAGCTTCTCGCAATGAAAGTCCCAGATGTGCTCACCTTTGACTTCATGTCCAAACCGTCTCCAG aTCACATTCAGGCAGCCATCGCCCAGCTGGAGCTGTTGGGTGCCCTTGAAAACAAGGACGGCCAGCTCACCCTGACTCCAATAGGAAGAAAGATGGCGGCTTTCCCGTTAGAACCCAAATTTGCCAAA TGGACAGCGTTCTCTACAACCCCCCCTCCCGGCGGGATGAAGTGCAGGCTGTGCGGAAGAAGTTCATATCCAGCGAGGGCGATCACATCACCCTGCTTAACATCTACCGGGCCTTCAAGAACACAGGCAGAAACAAG GATTGGTGCAAAGAGAATTTTGTCAACAGCAAGAATATGA